In one window of bacterium DNA:
- a CDS encoding amino acid ABC transporter ATP-binding protein yields the protein MDTADRTILRKGSSQAPALVYRNVIKRFASFVALAGVSAEVRKGEVVCLIGPSGSGKSTLLRCTNGLELIDEGEIILDGELLPPDWEGMRRVRQRMGMVFQNFELFPHKTALGNVTIGPMTVLGLSREAAEKRALALLEKVGLADKAASYPSQLSGGQQQRVAIARALDMEPEVMLFDEPTSALDPETIGEVLNVMTRLAREGMTMIVVTHEMTFARLVGDWIIVMDRGAIIEQGPPKQIFEAPTVERTRDFLSHLGWSG from the coding sequence ATGGATACCGCCGACCGCACGATTTTGAGGAAAGGAAGCAGCCAGGCGCCCGCCTTGGTTTATCGCAACGTCATCAAGCGGTTCGCCAGCTTCGTGGCATTGGCGGGCGTATCGGCAGAGGTGCGCAAGGGCGAGGTGGTGTGCTTGATCGGGCCGTCTGGCTCCGGCAAATCGACGCTGCTTCGCTGCACCAACGGGCTCGAACTGATCGACGAGGGCGAGATCATACTCGACGGCGAACTCCTGCCGCCCGACTGGGAAGGCATGCGGCGCGTGCGGCAGCGCATGGGTATGGTGTTCCAGAATTTCGAGCTGTTCCCCCACAAAACCGCGCTGGGCAACGTGACCATCGGGCCGATGACCGTGCTTGGGCTGTCGCGGGAGGCGGCCGAGAAGCGCGCGCTCGCTTTGCTCGAAAAAGTCGGGCTCGCGGATAAGGCCGCGAGCTATCCCTCCCAGCTATCGGGCGGACAGCAGCAGCGCGTTGCCATCGCCAGGGCCCTGGACATGGAGCCGGAGGTGATGCTATTCGATGAGCCGACCTCGGCGCTCGACCCCGAAACGATCGGCGAGGTGCTCAACGTGATGACTCGGCTTGCCAGGGAGGGCATGACCATGATCGTGGTGACGCACGAGATGACGTTCGCGCGTCTGGTCGGCGATTGGATCATCGTCATGGACCGCGGGGCCATCATCGAGCAGGGACCGCCGAAGCAGATTTTCGAGGCGCCCACGGTCGAGCGCACGCGCGACTTCCTCAGCCATCTGGGCTGGTCGGGCTGA